The Metabacillus schmidteae nucleotide sequence AACGAATGATCCCCCCATTTGGGAATGAGTTTATCGTATTAATAAAAGAATCATCTCTCGCAGCCGTTGTTGCAGCACCAGAAATTATGTACTGGGGTCGTGCTATGTCATCCCAATACTATCGAGTGTGGGAGCCATATTTAACAGTAGCCGTCATTTACTTGATATTAACATTATCACTAAGCTTCTTACTGAATAAGCTTGAAAGAAGGTTGAAGACAGAATGATTATAGTAAAACAATTGAAAAAATCGTTTGGAGCTAACGAAGTGCTGAAGGATATCAATGTTATCATTAAGCAACAAGAAGTTGTAGTGGTTATCGGTCCATCCGGATCAGGTAAATCTACATTTTTACGTTGCCTTAATCTACTGGAACCTGTTTCAGGCGGACAAGTAATGATTGACGGAGTTGACTTAACAGATAAGAAGACGAACCTTAATAAGATTCGTGAAGAAGTTGGAATGGTTTTTCAGCAATTCAATCTCTTTCCTCATAAAACTGTATTAGAAAATATCACAATGGCACCAATTAAAGTGAAAAAAATGAAGGAAGAAACTGCAAAGGATATTGCTCTAATGCTTCTTAAAAAGGTAGGTCTATCTGAAAAAGCTAATGCTTATCCAAGTTCATTGTCAGGTGGGCAGAAGCAGCGTGTGGCGATCGCACGTGCTCTGGCCATGGAACCTAAAATTATGTTGTTCGATGAACCGACTTCAGCCTTAGACCCAGAAATGGTCGGAGAGGTGCTTGAGGTAATGAAGCAGCTTGCCGGAGAGGGAATGACAATGGTAGTCGTTACACATGAAATGGGCTTTGCAAAGGAAGTAGGAGATCGTGTTATCTTTATGGATGGTGGCTATATTGTGGAGGAAAATGTACCGGAGCAATTATTTGACCATCCACAGCATCAAAGAACAAAGGCTTTTTTAAGTAAGGTATTATGATGCTCGAAAATAATATACCTGGAATAGTGAAAAGGGAGACGCTTTTTGGTCTCCCTTTTATTCTTTATTAAAGGCTGTATGTAAAAAAGACATCAACATCAGCCATTCTTGGTGGCAGGGAGAAGGAGATTTGAGGTTATACTATGAATAATGTATGGAATTCAGACCATCTTAGTGTCTAATCAAGAGAGACATTTGTTCATTGTAAAAAGAAAACCCTTGATTATTTGAAGAAAACAGAGGATAATAGTGATTAAAATTTGACTGAAAATTTTAAATAGTAGGAGATGTGGAAATGAAAGTTGTAAAGTTCGGTGGTTCCTCTTTAGCTTCAGGTGAACAACTAAAAAAAGTATTGAATATCGTTGTGTCAGACCCAACTCGAAAAGTGGTTGTTGTATCTGCTCCGGGAAAGCGATATTCAGATGATATAAAGGTAACAGATTTACTTATCGAATGTGCGGAAAAACATTTAGCAAATGAAAATGCTGACGGAGTATTTGATACCATTATTGAAAGGTATGCAAGTATTGTAAAGGAATTATCGATTCCTTATGACATTATTGAAACCATTTCAAATGACTTAAAGACATTATTAGCAGGTGACAAAAGTAAGCCTGAAAGCTATCTTGATGCAGTTAAAGCCAGTGGGGAGGATAATAATGCAAAGTTAATTGCAGCCTTCTTCCAGCATAGCGGTCTTAATGCAGAGTATGTGAATCCAAAAGATGCAGGTTTACTTGTATCAGATGAGCCGGGAAATGCTCAGGTTCTACCTGAATCGTATGAAAATTTATATAAACTTCGTGAAAAAGAAGGAATTGTTGTTTTCCCAGGGTTCTTCGGTTACAACAAAAAAGGTGAAGTATTAACATTCTCAAGAAGCGGGTCAGATATTACAGGATCAATTTTAGCTAACGGTATCAAGGCTGACCTGTATGAAAACTTCACAGATGTTGATGCGGTATATTCAGTTAATCCAACGTTTGTTCAAAATCCTAAGGAGATTAGCGAACTAACATACCGTGAAATGCGTGAACTTTCATACGCCGGGTTTTCGGTTTTCCATGATGAAGCTTTAATCCCTGCATTTAGAGCAGGCATTCCTGTTAATGTGAAAAACACGAATAACCCTTCAGCACCAGGTACAAGAATCGTAAATGAAAGGTCAAATTCTAATGGACCTGTTATTGGGATTGCAAGTGATAAAGGCTTTTGCAGTATTTATGTAAGTAAATATTTAATGAACCGAGAGATTGGGTTTGGGCGCAGACTGTTACAAATTTTAGAGGATTACGGTTTAACATACGAGCATGTTCCATCCGGTATTGATGATGTAACAGTTATTTTACGACAAGATCAGATGGATGAAGCACTTGAAGCGAAAATAACAGATCGCATTATGACGGAACTGCATGCAGATGAAGTGATCATCGAACACAATCTTGTATTAATTATGGTTGTTGGTGAAGGGATGCGTCACAATGTTGGAACAACAGCTCGTGCAGCAAAAGCTCTTGCACATGCAGGGGTAAATATTGAAATGATTAATCAAGGCTCTTCAGAGGTTAGCATGATGTTCGGAGTAAAAGAGCCTCAAGAAAAGATTGCTGTTCAAGCGATATATAATGAATTCTTTGTTGCGGTACCAGTTTAAAAAGATTTATGGAGAAGGGATAGTCTATTAAGTACATATATACTGTGCTTTTGGAACTGTCCCTTTAATGATTTGCCTATTATTTATAGAGAAAGAAAGTTTGTGTATACTTACATTAATAGTTTATACATATATATTTGAGGTGAAGATGAAATGTCAAGATTATATTCAATTGGAGAGGTTTTAATTGATTTCATTCCGGCTCAAAAAGGAGTTGCACTAAAAGATGTAGTTTCGTTTGAGCGGGCTCCGGGTGGCGCACCTGCAAATGTTGCAGCAGCAGTTGCGAAAGCAGGTGGACAAGCGTCAATGATAACAAAGCTGGGTGAAGATGCGTTTGGTGATTTCTTAATTGATACGTTGAACAATGTGGGTGTCAACACAGAGCATGTTGTAAGAACGAAAAAAGCGAATACAGCTCTTGCCTTTGTATCACTCAAAGAAGATGGGGAGAGAGATTTTTCATTTTATCGTAACCCTTCAGCAGATCTTTTGCTATCTGAGGATGAGATAGAAGATAACTGGTTTCATGAAGGAGATATTCTTCACTTTTGTTCTGTTGACTTAGTCGAAAGTCCAATGAAACAGGCACATGTAAAGGCGATAAAATCGGCAAAGGAAAAGGGAGCTATCATTAGCTTTGACCCTAATGTACGACTGCCATTATGGGAAAGTGAAAAAGAGTGTCAAGCGACGATTAGAGAATTTCTTCCTCAAGCTCATTTAGTGAAGATATCTGATGAAGAGCTGGAGTTTGTTACAGGTATTAAGGATGAAAAAGAGGCAATACATTCATTATTTACTGGTGAAGTAAAAGCGGTCATTTTTACAAAAGGTCCAGAAGGGGCTACTCTTTATATAAAGGAAGAAAGTTTTGCATCAACAGGTTACAAGGTTTCTGTTCAGGATACAACTGGTGCTGGTGATGCATTTATTGGCGGATTCTTATATAAATTACTAGAAAAAAATGCAACAATTACTAATTTGGAATCACTTTTAAAACAAGAGCATGATGATATCTTATCCTACGCAAATGCAAGTGGTGCCCTTACAACAACAGGTAAAGGAGCAATCTCTGCTATTCCGACGAAACAAGAAATATATAAGTTCATTGAGAAGCAGAAGTGAAGTTATAATTTGTTATGTGGGACAGTCCAGATAAAATAGGACTGTCCTAAAGTCTATTCAATCGTATTCGTTGTATTTTTCATGGATTTCCCTTTAAATTTATTTTGCTTGTTTAATTTTAGATTTTGAGAACGTAACCGATTTGCCGGCATATTATTATTTGGTGCTGCTTGCTCATTCCAATCACCCATAGAGGTTCCTCCTTTTACTCTTCCATTTTTTTACCCCTCATGATTTTTTCAAATGCTGCCATCGAGGGATCCTGCTTAATCTCTTGATCAAAAGGGTTCTTTTCCTGTTTAAATTCAGGGTCAGCATTTAGGGTTATTCCTACCTGTGAACCAGCCGTTGATAAGGAATCATTAATAATGGATTCTTGTTTCCCATCTTGATGTGGAGTTACTTCTGAATGTTGATTCCTACTGTCCATATCATCACCTCAATATGTTAATAAGTACAATCTTATGTTTTCACTGAATGAAAGAACTATACGAACTATAAGAACTGCAAGTAAATTGTTGCGTAGTCTTTAGAATAATGTTACTATTTATAAGACTAATTTCTTGCTGTTATTAGTTAATATAATAAAGACTATACAATTCCCAATTAATACATATAAATAAATAAAACCTTTTACGGTAAATGGAAGAACCTATTCTTAAAATAGTCTGTCTTTCCATGGCCTAACTTCTATTTTTGAAGTTAGGCCTTTTTGTTTTTAATAGAAAATGCTCTACTTTTAGGGGGAACATGAATGAAAAATACAAATAGTTACTACCAGGAAGACCTCCTTCTCCTTAGTAGTACCTTAAGTAAGATATTAAAACGAAGGTTTGGAAAAGGACCTGAGATGTGCTATGTCACTTTACACTCAAATAGATTAATAGTTTTTATACGAAAATATATCACTCCTTCTGAAGAAGTATTATTAAAGAAAGATTACATAAATTTGGCCTATAAATTCCGATCTGCAGTAATGGAGGAAGTTGTTGATGAATTCACTAAAGAGGTGGAAAAATCTCTGGGAATAAGACTTGATTCCTATTTTGAGGATTGGAACTTTAGCAGGAACACGGGAATGATGATCTTTGAAAATAGCCTTTCGAAGGATTGGGCAGCTACAGCCATACAACCTGCTTTAAAAGAAAAGCTTTTTGAAGGTCTAAATTTGATAAGTTATGAAATTTATAAGGCACCAACAAGTATGGAAGTCATTAAAATTAATCAAAACATATATGCTGTTGAAAGTCGAGGCACAATATTAAAGATGGAGAAAATCTTATATAAGAAAGGCTATCTAGAGATATTACAAGAACATTCAAATGATATTAAAAATGCTTATTTTCAACAAAAGGAAAAATTTGATTCAATCTTTGAAACAAAAGTCGAGGATTTATTTTTGTTTTGGGATTACAAAGATAACAGAAGTTATATCTTTTTCTATTTACATTAAAAAAACACATATTTACAATCACATCGATTTTCTATATCATTATGATAAAGGGAAAAGAAGCTATATCTTTTCTATAAAACGATTTATTTATAAAAAATAACTATAGCTTTTTGAAGACATTTAAATGATCTTGGTAGTAATGCTTTAGAATAGATAGCTAAACATAAGCCAAAATAGCAAAAAGACCGTTTTCTTTTTGCTATTTTGGCTTTTTATGTTTGGGGAATTAAATGGGGGTTCACTAAGGGTGGTGAAGCAATGGAACAAAGTTATGAATATTCACAGTCATTAAAGGTGTTAACTAAAATGACACCTGTTAAGTTAAGTGAAATTTGTGATCTACTAAAAGAAATAATTGAAATCTTTCAACATCATAATAGTAAGGAAGAAAAACACATCATTGAAATAAAAAATAATATTTCCGATCTGTATAATTTATTGGAGCAGAGCATGTTGTTATTAAATGATGTCATAATAGAAAAACAGCTATTAATAGATTTGGTCGTTTCAATTATCGAGTTTCTTTGCAATATAATGAAGGAGTTGGAAATACTACAAGGAAAGCTTGATTTCATTCCTATATCTCATCAACTTAAAATGAAGTATCGACTAGTCTATTTACATATGATCATAAAAGAAATAATAGCATAAATATAAAATATACTAAGACTGTATCATAAGGAAAAAAGGTGAGATGAATGAATCAAGAAATATTAAATTCAATTAGCAGCTTCACAAGTAAAGTCCTAAGAAAAAATTTTGGAAAAGGTCCAAAATTATGTCAATCCACCTTATGTGACCGGTATCTTGTTGTTTATATTAGAGGGTTCATATCACCTATGGAGGAAGTGCTCATTGGGCAAGGACATAGAAATCAGGTTGATAAAGCTAGAACAGTTATTATTAAACATGTCATTGAGGAATTAAAAGGAGTAGTAGAGATATCATTGGATCGAGATGTGGATGACTATTATCATGATTGGAATTTTCCAAACAATTCAGGAATGATCATGTTTGTACTAGATGAACCTGTTGGTATTGAGTGTAACCCGGAAGAGAAGGTAAATCTGAAGCAGTTGGAATCGGAAGTAGCCAGGATTAGTCTTCTAGTAGAAAAAGTTCCAAATCAAATACGGGTATATCCATTATCTAAATCGGTTTATTTAATTGAAAGAATGGGAATTTTAATCCCTATTGAGAAATCTCTTATCCAAAAGGGCTTTGCAGATGAATTGAGAATAACAAAGGATGAATTAGAGAAAAGCTACTTCCATCGAGATGGTAAATTCGAAGAAATTTTTAAAGTTAATGTTAGGGATATTTTTATTGATTGGAATTTTAAAGAGGATAAATCTTTTATGGCATTTATCTTAAATCATTAAGCTGATGGAGGTTTATTTATAAACAAAAGGATAGATAAGCCAGAATGAATTCTGGTTTATCTATCCCTTCGTTGCACTAACTTAAAGTTAGTCCAATATAATAATTTTAACTGTTTTTCGTCCCCATTGGAGTGCTTTTGAACTTGAAGGCATTAAAACATCTATTTTATGTCCAATAATAGCTCCACCTGTATCACCTGCAATGGCAACACCGTATCCTTCTACCCAAACCTTTGAGCCAAGAGGAATGACGCCCGGATCAACAGCGATAAGCTTCATATTTGGATTCTTTTTAATATTATAACCGAGATAAGTCAAATCACTTTTTGTATCTTCGTGACTATATGCAGTCGCTGATACATATAATTCTTTTCCGGATTTAGAAGAAGTGTCAGTGTCTTTTTTACTGTTACTTGTCTGGCTTTTAGCTTTGGAAGTTGAGGGTGGAGGAGCAACTGTTTGTTGTACCACAGCTTCTTCCTTTGCTTTTTTAGCTTTAGCCAATTCAACTGCTCTTGCTTTTGCAGCTTCTTCTTCCTTTTTAATCTGACTTTGTATCGTACTTATTTTAGATTGAATTGTTGATTTTTCTTTTTCTGCTAGAGTAATTTCCTTTGATAGTGATTGATATTTTCCTTGTAAGGCAACAAGTGCCTGATTTCTTTGTACGCGCTTTTGTTCAAGTTCTGCTCTTTTTGTTTCTAATTCAGCCTGTTGGGAAACGAGAAGTTGTTCCTGTTTATCAATTTCTTTTTTTTCTTCTTCAATTTGCTGAATATCTGCTTGTTGTTGTTCGACAATATTTTGATCAGCATCTAATATTGTTGCAACTGCTCCAACACGTTCAAAGAAGTTACCGATGCTTTCTGAATTAACAAGAGTATCAATAACGATTGATGTACGATCACTATGCTGAAGAGCGACTAAACGCTTCTCCATAATGTCTTCCCGAGCATATACCTTGTCCTGGAGAAGAACAATTTCTTCTTTCTTTTGTTCGATCAATTTTTGGATATCGGTTATTTTTGTTTCAACAGTGGCTAGGCTCTGTTCACTGCTTGAAATTTCCTGATCAAGAGCTTGTACATTTTGTTGAATGGTATTCACTTCTTCATTTACTGCTTGCTGTTCTTTTTCCTTTTGAAGAATGGTTTGTTGATTCTGCTCTAGCTGTTCATTCGCACGATTTAACGTGTCATTTGTTGATTCTGCTTTTGCCACATATGTAATAGGTAAGGATAATAGAAGTATTCCGATTGTGGCAATGGTTTGTTTCAAAGCTCGCATAAAGCAACCCCTTTCTCATCTATCTAGTTATAACACAGAAATATGTCTCGTAGGTTACAAATAGATTAAAAGTTCTGGTAATTTATGTAAGTAAAACTACTATTTTCAAATTTAAAAAGGACACTTTCCATATTTTATGGAAAGTGTCCTTTTTTGGAACTGTTTGTTAGTTTGCTTGTTGCCACTCAGTTAATTTATGATCTGTAGGTAGTAGAAATGCTAGTATTCCAAGTAATGGTAATAAAGCAACTCCGATCATGGTTGTAGTTAATCCGATCCAATCGATTAATGCACCAAGTGCAACTGAACCGATTGCTCCCATGCCGAAAGCTAAACCTACTGTTAAGCCTGACATTGTTCCAATCTTACCGGGCACCAGTTCTTGCGCATATACCACTGTAACTGAAAAGCTGGACATCAAAATGATTCCAATTAGTGCAAGAATAATAATTGATAAAGTTGATCCTACAAAGGGGAGTAGTATGGAAAGCGGGGCTGTTGCAAGCAAGGAAATAAGGATCACTGTACGTTTTCCAAAACGATCAGCTAACGGCCCCCCAAGAAACGTTCCGACAGCACCCATCAGTAAAAAAGTAAAAATATAAATTTGGGAACTGGCAATCGTCAATTCGTATTTATTTATCGCAAAGAACGCATAAAAATTGGATATAGCACTGACATACCATGAACGGGCAAAAATCAAAAAGATAATAATAATTAATGCATTTCTGATTGACTTTGATAATCCTTTTTTACCGGTATTCTTATTTACTTTTGTTTTTTTCATAGCTTCAATCACTTTTAATTTACGAGAATACCAGTTTGCAATATAAAATAAAAATCCAACTGCCAGAGCAGCAACAACAGTAAACCAAATCGCTCCAAATTGACCGAGAGGAACAAGTATTAACGCTGTAATTAATGGAGCAAGTGCCTGCCCGCTATTTCCGCCAACTTGGTAAATCGATTGAGCTAATCCTCTTCGATTCCCTGCAGCCAAATAGGCAACCCGAGAGCCTTCCGGATGGAATATCGCAGATCCTAACCCAATAAAAATAACGGATAAAAGAATCGTTAAGAATGATGGAGCAAAGGCTAAGCCCAACACGCCCAACATGCTGCTTGTTAATCCGATTGGCAAGGCATAAGGCATCGGCTTTTTATCAGTGTAGAGACCAACGACAGGTTGCATGACAGATGAGACCATATTCAAGGCAAAAGCAATGAGTCCAAGTTGTGTAAACGTAAGTCCCATTGATTCTTCCAGAATTGGAAACATAGCAGGGATAACTGACTGAATACTGTCATTTAAAAGATGACAGAGACCAATAATGAATAGAATGTTGTAAACAGTACCTGTTTCTTGTTGATAGGAAGCAGGTTTTTTTTGAATGGATGCGGTTGACATGGATTTTTTCTCCCTTTTGTAAAATTGTTTCGATGTGCGAAATAGATCTAATATTCATATTATTGTCATCAGTTGGAAAAAATTCAAGTGAAAAAATATATAGTTTCGGGAAAAAGGTGAAATACATGTATTTAGCTTTCTGTTCTTAATTTGCAAATTTTATCAACTATGACTTTAATAAAAGAAGATAACAGGATATAGATAGGAAATGAATATAGGTTTGACCAACTTAATGGAAAGTAAATCCCCATATATATAGCTGCCGGTTCGAAAACAAAAGCGAATATGGCTGCTAAACAGACAGCAGCAATAAGAAATGAAGACCATTTTACAAAGTATTGATAAAGGAGCATAAAGAAAATGGAAATCATTAAATCAATGCATATGATCCTCGGGCCCCATGGTAATACCATTTTTGGATATTCCCAAAGTTGCAGCTCTCCTCCGAGAGTATCAAGAAGGCTGGCGATGTTAAAGGTAATTAGTCCATATAAAAGAATAGGGAAGATCCTGCTGTGGTCGAGTAGTCGAAGCCAGACGAGCAAAAGGATGAAAAGAAATATGAGTATAAACCACCACTGAAGGCTAAAAACAATTTCGTTTTTCCAGTAATACCACCGTAATGTAGAAATTTTCTCTTGAGCTTTCATAATATCTTGCATGGAAGGATTCATCATAAACCTCATTAAAATAAAATGGATTTTTATTGTTCTAATTTTTATTATTGATGATTATCATCTTCCTTATGAATTTTTTAATACTTAAACAAATTAAAACATAAAATTGATGATGCATTCCACTCGGCATTTGTCATAATTATTGATAAACTACTTTTATAGCTCTTCTCAAGGTGATAGTAAAAATCACCTTAGTAATTGAGTACATAGCGTCAATTTTGAAAGCCCTTTCGTTAACTATGGAAACCTGGAGGATAGATACAGTATGATAAAATTACGGTCAATTCTAAAACCATATCGAATATCTATCATCATTGCATTAACATTGATGCTGATAGAACTCACTGTCGAACTTCTACATCCATTATTAATGGCGAAAATTATTGATGAGGGAATTTTACAAGAGGATATGGGTGTGGTCATGGTTTGGGGTGGAATCATGATTGGGTTATCGCTTGTTGCTTTTGCCTCAGGGATGATTAACTCTTTCTATGCCGCACATGTTAGCCAGGGGTTTGGATTTGATTTGAGAAAACAGATTTTTGTGAGAGTACAATCCTTTACCTTTGAAAAATTAAGTAAGTTCCCCGCAGCTTCTCTTGTTACACGAATGACAAATGATATTACACAGCTTCAAAATACATTATTTATGGGTCTGCGAATTATGTTAAGAGCACCTCTACTTATTATTGGTTCTGTCATCATGTCATTTTTTGTGAATGTCAAAATCGCTATCATTTTTGCATTAATTATTCCACTTGTCATTGCCATACTTGTTTGGATTATGAAGAAAGGGAGTAAATTGTTTCATAACGTTCAATCAAAGTTAGATCAAGTAAATGATGTATTACGTGAAAATTTAATTGGTATGAGATTGATTAAGGCTTATGTTCGAAGAGATTACGAGATAGGTCGTTTTAAAGAAGCGTCAACATCATTAAAGGATAATACAGTTACTGCATTACGAATGATTGAAACATCGATGCCTGTTTTATTATTAATTATGAATGTTGGCATATTGTTCATCCTGTGGATAGGTCAAGCACAAGTTGCTGGAGGTGATGTTCAGGTAGGTGAAGTAGTTGCCATTGTCAATTATGGACTTAGAGTCACATCCGCCTTATCAATGTTTTCCTTCATTATTATGTTTTTATCAAGATCACGTGCATCTGCTTCAAGGATATTAGAAGTACTGGATATAGAGGAAGA carries:
- a CDS encoding amino acid ABC transporter ATP-binding protein: MIIVKQLKKSFGANEVLKDINVIIKQQEVVVVIGPSGSGKSTFLRCLNLLEPVSGGQVMIDGVDLTDKKTNLNKIREEVGMVFQQFNLFPHKTVLENITMAPIKVKKMKEETAKDIALMLLKKVGLSEKANAYPSSLSGGQKQRVAIARALAMEPKIMLFDEPTSALDPEMVGEVLEVMKQLAGEGMTMVVVTHEMGFAKEVGDRVIFMDGGYIVEENVPEQLFDHPQHQRTKAFLSKVL
- a CDS encoding aspartate kinase translates to MKVVKFGGSSLASGEQLKKVLNIVVSDPTRKVVVVSAPGKRYSDDIKVTDLLIECAEKHLANENADGVFDTIIERYASIVKELSIPYDIIETISNDLKTLLAGDKSKPESYLDAVKASGEDNNAKLIAAFFQHSGLNAEYVNPKDAGLLVSDEPGNAQVLPESYENLYKLREKEGIVVFPGFFGYNKKGEVLTFSRSGSDITGSILANGIKADLYENFTDVDAVYSVNPTFVQNPKEISELTYREMRELSYAGFSVFHDEALIPAFRAGIPVNVKNTNNPSAPGTRIVNERSNSNGPVIGIASDKGFCSIYVSKYLMNREIGFGRRLLQILEDYGLTYEHVPSGIDDVTVILRQDQMDEALEAKITDRIMTELHADEVIIEHNLVLIMVVGEGMRHNVGTTARAAKALAHAGVNIEMINQGSSEVSMMFGVKEPQEKIAVQAIYNEFFVAVPV
- a CDS encoding carbohydrate kinase family protein; this encodes MSRLYSIGEVLIDFIPAQKGVALKDVVSFERAPGGAPANVAAAVAKAGGQASMITKLGEDAFGDFLIDTLNNVGVNTEHVVRTKKANTALAFVSLKEDGERDFSFYRNPSADLLLSEDEIEDNWFHEGDILHFCSVDLVESPMKQAHVKAIKSAKEKGAIISFDPNVRLPLWESEKECQATIREFLPQAHLVKISDEELEFVTGIKDEKEAIHSLFTGEVKAVIFTKGPEGATLYIKEESFASTGYKVSVQDTTGAGDAFIGGFLYKLLEKNATITNLESLLKQEHDDILSYANASGALTTTGKGAISAIPTKQEIYKFIEKQK
- a CDS encoding Na-translocating system protein MpsC family protein, translated to MKNTNSYYQEDLLLLSSTLSKILKRRFGKGPEMCYVTLHSNRLIVFIRKYITPSEEVLLKKDYINLAYKFRSAVMEEVVDEFTKEVEKSLGIRLDSYFEDWNFSRNTGMMIFENSLSKDWAATAIQPALKEKLFEGLNLISYEIYKAPTSMEVIKINQNIYAVESRGTILKMEKILYKKGYLEILQEHSNDIKNAYFQQKEKFDSIFETKVEDLFLFWDYKDNRSYIFFYLH
- a CDS encoding Na-translocating system protein MpsC family protein; amino-acid sequence: MNQEILNSISSFTSKVLRKNFGKGPKLCQSTLCDRYLVVYIRGFISPMEEVLIGQGHRNQVDKARTVIIKHVIEELKGVVEISLDRDVDDYYHDWNFPNNSGMIMFVLDEPVGIECNPEEKVNLKQLESEVARISLLVEKVPNQIRVYPLSKSVYLIERMGILIPIEKSLIQKGFADELRITKDELEKSYFHRDGKFEEIFKVNVRDIFIDWNFKEDKSFMAFILNH
- a CDS encoding 3D domain-containing protein, which gives rise to MRALKQTIATIGILLLSLPITYVAKAESTNDTLNRANEQLEQNQQTILQKEKEQQAVNEEVNTIQQNVQALDQEISSSEQSLATVETKITDIQKLIEQKKEEIVLLQDKVYAREDIMEKRLVALQHSDRTSIVIDTLVNSESIGNFFERVGAVATILDADQNIVEQQQADIQQIEEEKKEIDKQEQLLVSQQAELETKRAELEQKRVQRNQALVALQGKYQSLSKEITLAEKEKSTIQSKISTIQSQIKKEEEAAKARAVELAKAKKAKEEAVVQQTVAPPPSTSKAKSQTSNSKKDTDTSSKSGKELYVSATAYSHEDTKSDLTYLGYNIKKNPNMKLIAVDPGVIPLGSKVWVEGYGVAIAGDTGGAIIGHKIDVLMPSSSKALQWGRKTVKIIILD
- a CDS encoding MFS transporter; protein product: MSTASIQKKPASYQQETGTVYNILFIIGLCHLLNDSIQSVIPAMFPILEESMGLTFTQLGLIAFALNMVSSVMQPVVGLYTDKKPMPYALPIGLTSSMLGVLGLAFAPSFLTILLSVIFIGLGSAIFHPEGSRVAYLAAGNRRGLAQSIYQVGGNSGQALAPLITALILVPLGQFGAIWFTVVAALAVGFLFYIANWYSRKLKVIEAMKKTKVNKNTGKKGLSKSIRNALIIIIFLIFARSWYVSAISNFYAFFAINKYELTIASSQIYIFTFLLMGAVGTFLGGPLADRFGKRTVILISLLATAPLSILLPFVGSTLSIIILALIGIILMSSFSVTVVYAQELVPGKIGTMSGLTVGLAFGMGAIGSVALGALIDWIGLTTTMIGVALLPLLGILAFLLPTDHKLTEWQQAN
- a CDS encoding CBO0543 family protein — its product is MNPSMQDIMKAQEKISTLRWYYWKNEIVFSLQWWFILIFLFILLLVWLRLLDHSRIFPILLYGLITFNIASLLDTLGGELQLWEYPKMVLPWGPRIICIDLMISIFFMLLYQYFVKWSSFLIAAVCLAAIFAFVFEPAAIYMGIYFPLSWSNLYSFPIYILLSSFIKVIVDKICKLRTES
- a CDS encoding ABC transporter ATP-binding protein, encoding MIKLRSILKPYRISIIIALTLMLIELTVELLHPLLMAKIIDEGILQEDMGVVMVWGGIMIGLSLVAFASGMINSFYAAHVSQGFGFDLRKQIFVRVQSFTFEKLSKFPAASLVTRMTNDITQLQNTLFMGLRIMLRAPLLIIGSVIMSFFVNVKIAIIFALIIPLVIAILVWIMKKGSKLFHNVQSKLDQVNDVLRENLIGMRLIKAYVRRDYEIGRFKEASTSLKDNTVTALRMIETSMPVLLLIMNVGILFILWIGQAQVAGGDVQVGEVVAIVNYGLRVTSALSMFSFIIMFLSRSRASASRILEVLDIEEEVKDEGDVSGISGGKITFENVTFSYPGTNKTVLKDISFTVQAGETIAVMGGTGSGKSTLFQLIPRLYELNSGRIYIDDHPINGFDIEFLRNQIGLVPQEAVLFSGEIENNIAWGNNLATNAQIMEAAKAAQIHETIEKLPKKYKTKIGQKGVNLSGGQKQRLSVARALVRKPKVLLLDDSTSALDVKTERKLLNALQSYSCTTMLITQKISTAKQADKILLVDDGKLVAEGTHQDLLKNSPLYQKISQSQMKGEMMNVEAAN